The genomic window CGTCACGGTGTGGCTGAAGGTAGGCTGCATTATAGTGAACCTGATCCCATGCCATTTAGGATCCTTCACGTCGATCACTTAGGACCTTTCGTCAAAAGTAATCGTGGAAATTGCTACGTTCTGGCAATATCCGATAGTTTTTCCAAATACCTGGTAGTGAAGCCAGTACGCAATACGAAAACCACCGCGGTAATCAACGCACTAAACGATATGACAAGCTACTTTGGACTGCCTGTCAAAATCATCACCGATAGAGGTACATGTTTTACCTCGAAGCAATTCGAacagttttgtgaaaaaaattcgatCCAACATATTAAAAACGCCGTACGTACACCTCGCGCCAACGGCCAGGTTGAGCGAGCTAACCAAACCATATTAAATTATCTTCGAACATCGACCGATAAACCGAAAGAGTGGGATTGTCATCTACGAAACGTGCAATGGTCAGTCAACTCACAGCGCAACGATACGTCAGGTTATTCGCCGAacgaactaatttttaattttcgtctccgcgatatcgtacaaaataagctAATTGCAGCTATTCACGATACAACCGATAATCCGAATCCGCTACCAATCGACGAAAAAACGGCAACAAGCCTTTGAAAATATTAACCACGAACGAGAAAAATGGAAACGTAGGTTCGACGATAAGCACCGTACTCCGACAACATACACTGAAGGTAACCTCGTTGTTATTGAGAACGAGCCAGCAGCAACTGGCGAATCGAGAAAGCTGGAACCCAAGTTTCGCGGTCCATACGTTATTACCCGAAGCTTGGGAAACGACCGATACCTCATAGAAGATATTCctggtataaaaataacaaatcgcaAATTCTGCTCAATATTTAGTACCGACAAAATAAAGCCCTGGTGTCACAGTGCACCCGAGCTCGACGaatacgacgacgacgacgacgaccctgatcaaatcgaggtcgatttggaatcaggaaaggccgaattgtcagccgacatggcaactctaactaagtaaaagacgatttgaggagagaaatgaaatgagcgagacgaagcagtctgtctcgaaccttcagaacgaaacgtcgtattttaacacaatcataattcgcttataatacattaaagtgtatattcattatttctaataataatactttcttcatttaacattaaataaactagcgtgcgtctaattaattattcggaactctgacaaacgtaagtagatatgccatcgtgatacatgtcatacaaccacattccagggttaccctaggttcattttcctacatggtgattttccttattttgtctccatagctctcaactgagtatgtaatgttcggttacacccgaacttaaccttccttacttgttgtatcatgatttcagctacaaaattcatagaaatgTTATCCAgatatatggaaaataaaaaaaaaattaaaatggcgAAATTTTTAATTGAAGAATAATTTAAAGGCAAAACAgcaaaatacttttttatttacagcagcgaacagaaaaatagggcaatttttatcaaatgtcGCAAATAAACTTTCCAAGTTTTAAGAAAAAAGTTCTCTGAATTTTATAACTTAAACTATACAAATCAATCCCTAcagcattttcgaaaaaattaaaaaattcgagaaaatttcgaaGTACTTATTTGGAATTTTCTGATATTTTTTGTGTTTGCAGTTTTGCAACCCGAACAATTTCAGTCAGATAAAGTGCAAGTAAAAGGTTTCTCAAATtcggattaggttaggttgaactggccggttcatgagaaCCACTCATAAACTGAATGGGGCCGTAGtgataccagaagtttgtttaacgaccaaactgaaaaccccttaTTAAAAACCTATGTTgtaaaatagctccgtcctcttgaaaaactctagaaactttctaggacctatgccacttgctactTTTAGAGCTGGCCACTGTATCACTACTAGCTGGAGCGTAAGCCTGCCAAGCGCAGAGCACGAGTACAAAACGTGATTCATCATTTCCTCCTCAAACCCGCACTTCCTTCGTCTGCTATCAGCAAGCCCAATATAAAGGCAGGTAACGCTAAAAAGCAATGTCCAGTCAATGGTGGTAGGGCAAAATTCGGATTGatatttgacaattttttcttAAGTGTTTCAGAATTTCTTTCTTAATGTTTCATACTTTGTATAGAGGAAAATCCAGAACACTTTCCGAAAAAAATTCTCGAAATCAATGCGaaatttgagagacctataatttTTACTTTGTTACACAAAACTTGCAATTTTGCAAATTTCGGTTATAAATTTCATAGAAATTATAcctaaaaatatcgaaaaaattaaagaatttaattgaaaatatttgataAACAAATTGTCGCTGCTAATTTTTTCGTTTCTGTAAATAGCGCTAAAAGCCTTCCAACTAGTGTATATTCGAATCGAGTTACAAAACAACATCCCAATTTTAAATCGATTGTAGTCCTTTCTTTATTTACAGTAAAATTGCAAATCGctcaaaaatataatataaagtatgtatgtatgtatatggtacgaataaattttaaaaaataattattcaACATTTATACAAACACCCAATATTAAACACAACAAGTCAGAAGGTTTTACATTTCAAACGATTTACAATATCGCATATAACATATTCACCCGAATCGATGCCACCAAACTCTCTCGTCCTGATGCCGCGACAAATCATTGTATGCATCAATTCATCATACAACACTTGCGCACAATCATCTTCACCCAAATAATATAGCAAGTCAACACACGCACGTACAATACCATATGGACTCAGAGTCAATGAATCGGTAACGGAGAGACGTGTTTGCAATGGTTTGAACACCGCATGATGATCACCACGTTCGGTACAACTAAACAAACCCGCACCGCCACAAACTGCACTTGCAATTGATGCAACAAATGTGCCATAACGATCGGTTGTACAAATCACATCATACTTAGTTGGATGCATCACAATTTCACGCACCAATTCATGTATAGCAatcaattcaaattcaaaatctGGCTTCAACTCCTTATACAACTTCTTAGCCACCTTCACATATAAACCATCCGATAGCGGAAATTCTAATACTTGATGACCGAAGGTGACCTTTTTACGTTTATTTTCCATTGCATAatgaaaaacaaattcaaaataacGTTTCATATATTTTTCTTGCATTATTTTTAATGTTTCCACCATACCCGGCACAGGACCATATTccaatttcgaaaagtttccAGCATTATTTTGCATTAGCACCGTCAATTTAACATCAGGATATATACATTTGTAACCTTCAATTGAATTCATGTGTATGATGCCAACATATAAATCCAAATCATTATTTAATAAAAGTTGTTTATGTTTTGCATCGGGATCATGTTGCATGTCGACATGTATGGCATGACGGTTGCGTTCCACCGATTGTACATATTCATAGGTGCCTTCATCGGGTCCAATTGGGATACGTTCAAATGCAACTGGTACTTTGGCCACTTCGAATAGATCTCTTATGAAATGTGATCCCTGTAAACCAATCACCGATGCACCGGTTAGTAGTGTGACCAAGTATTCACCGCCATATTTTGATGGTggtaataattttataaattttggtggtAAACTTTCTTTTTCGTAATCATGACCGTGCACTTCAATGCTAGCCGCTTCATGTTCATAACGCCAGCTTATGCGTTTCAATAAATTTACTGGTAATTTTTTTAGGAATTGCATTTTTAATTAGTTTctgtacaaaaaacaaaacagtATGAAATTGAATTTAcgaatttttttgtagatttgtgGGATTTGGATATGATTTTGTATTATTTAAAAAAGTGTCTCAGCTTTATCGTACACCATTTGTAGGTATTTTATATTTCAATCTGTAAAACGATTTGTCCATGGATTTGtcgaaatttttgaatattttttttttttcattgacaATTCAATTCTCAAAATCAGCTGGTTTGTGTCGTCATTGCACAATTGTCGCTTTCTCTACATTAACACTAGCAGCGgtctctttttatttaaaaagattgttttaaaatttttcttaatttcacatcattctacgaaaagaaaaaaatatccgTACGAATAGCCagttcttttttatactcagcgtgctttgcacacagagtatattaattttgattggataacggttggttgtacaggtataaaggaatccagatagatatagattttcatatatcaaaatcatcagtatcgaaaagaaattagattgagccatgtccgtccgtccgtctgtccgttaaaacgatagcttaagtaaatattgagatatcttcatccaATTTAGtgtacgagcttatctggaccccgaatagactggtattgaaaatgagcgaaatcggatgataatcacgcccattttttatatattgtaacgaattttgtgcaattcctcttattgaaaccttctactaacgttcgaatcactaaactgttgaataaataactccactattcaataatgcaaaacggcctgtattaaagtacttcacaataacacttctacttctcgacagatagcgtgcttaaatcaaactcaatcgtcatgcctcagctgctgcttttatactctttgatttcctcgttgacatatttctaggcgtttctatttctagaatttgctatttgtttaccagctataaatttctcagctataactacagctgcacgatttttatagcttctcgcatagcccatgcgcgtctATATGTGACTGACACTTCCACAGACGATTGCCTACTCTTGGGAGagtctcagataagatatatgcatgtgtttgtgcgtctctctgcgctgcgtgtacgtacatatgtgtagacataatgattgattcgtttatttagacacaagtgactgcctgcttgattgttgttgtggcttcatttactgagcatcagactagtgatgtgagtatcacttagcgtCACTactattcgtcacaatatacaacattttggaaaacacaaaaacctgattatttagtaaataatacacctagaatgttaaaattggACACGTGGACTgctattgagattcttgatatacatcagtaaacaattttttaaatgggcgtggcaccgcccacttgtgataaaatcaattttacaaatattattaatcataaaacaaaattcgttaaacctatcgtaacaaaatgcggcagagaggttgcctttactataaggaatgatttgaagaaaaattaacgaaatcggttaaggaccacgcccacttttatatgaaaaacttttaaaagggtcgtggaaaaATAATataagcaatatctttgcaaaaaagagctttatatcaatggtatttcatttcccaagtggatttataacaataaataggaaaaacttcccattttaaaaaatggccgtggcaccgccctttttatgattaagcaattttccatgtttcgcgagtcataacttgaagaaaagttTGCATATCGTTACAaaattatgtacacatattttccttatagcagaaaatatttctaaaaaaatgggcgGAGTCGGTTGAAAcacacgccaacttttatataaaagatgtttaaaaaggtcgtagactagaataataagctataacttagcaaaaaatagttttgaatcaatgatatttcacttatcaagttttatggtaaggggaaatggggagacatttttcttttaaacaggcggtgccacgtgttatgtagaaaagtaatttatctggagttaaatgtgcaattgaagctcacgctgggcatataatgttcggttacacccgaacttagacacctttacttgttataattcCCATCGTTAACCAATAACtcaattagcttgtaagatcgcGTTTACATACAAAAAGTTGTCTTGCTAGTTATTGGCAatttccgttgttgttgttgtagcaataaaggcATTACCCAAggttttggaaaatgttatcgatattgagggtcctttgccggatatagatcagggtacgttccggtaacaaccaCCTTTAAGGTACAAACTCGACCATCGCGGGAGGGATTTAAAatgatcacattgaaccttctaggcctaAAAAGTGTGATCAAAGTctaaaatagggcgtttttgaaataatttgaaacaGCTGTGCTGTCCGCGCGGAGAGGCTAGACCCAGGTAGCGCCCTAGGCGCTATTTCGATACGTGATGTATTCTGTGCGTTACCCAAGCCATTTGGCCATATCAAGGTACCTTCTGATGTCCTAACACAAGACTGCTTAGAACACGGGACCTCATGTGCGCT from Eurosta solidaginis isolate ZX-2024a chromosome 3, ASM4086904v1, whole genome shotgun sequence includes these protein-coding regions:
- the LOC137246965 gene encoding uncharacterized protein, giving the protein MQFLKKLPVNLLKRISWRYEHEAASIEVHGHDYEKESLPPKFIKLLPPSKYGGEYLVTLLTGASVIGLQGSHFIRDLFEVAKVPVAFERIPIGPDEGTYEYVQSVERNRHAIHVDMQHDPDAKHKQLLLNNDLDLYVGIIHMNSIEGYKCIYPDVKLTVLMQNNAGNFSKLEYGPVPGMVETLKIMQEKYMKRYFEFVFHYAMENKRKKVTFGHQVLEFPLSDGLYVKVAKKLYKELKPDFEFELIAIHELVREIVMHPTKYDVICTTDRYGTFVASIASAVCGGAGLFSCTERGDHHAVFKPLQTRLSVTDSLTLSPYGIVRACVDLLYYLGEDDCAQVLYDELMHTMICRGIRTREFGGIDSGEYVICDIVNRLKCKTF